A DNA window from Schistocerca gregaria isolate iqSchGreg1 chromosome 2, iqSchGreg1.2, whole genome shotgun sequence contains the following coding sequences:
- the LOC126335659 gene encoding trypsin-1-like yields the protein MSVRNLTAHHEGDFPYQVSLQRVVLGLRYHSCGGSILSSNANLTAGHCAVYIVSMTTVTPHLTFFPRCLDQVTGLDLQVQDVKHKSVAPNDIAVFLLESSLSLGTYVQAISLPSAGSIPAGGSIAVLSGWGATETANTPDILQTVDVTVIDYETCSQNIDDLDLGSNPLTETMVCTGPIYDGISVCGKYSDIFNHSLMFDRVQGDSGGSLAQNGELIGVVSWECTHVITQALRPSTPEYPLTWTSSTKTGEESFHLYK from the exons ATGTCAG TGCGCAATCTCACTGCTCATCACGAAG GCGATTTTCCGTACCAGGTGTCCCTGCAGCGCGTGGTGCTCGGTCTGCGGTACCACAGCTGTGGTGGCTCCATCCTGTCCAGCAACGCCAACCTCACCGCCGGACACTGCGCCGTCTACATCGTGAGTATGACCACTGTCACACCACACCTGACATTTTTCCCCAGATGCTTAGACCAAGTTACTGGGCTAGACTTGCAAGTTCAAGATGTGAAACACAA AAGTGTAGCTCCAAACGACATCGCCGTCTTCCTTTTGGAGTCCTCTCTGTCTCTGGGAACGTACGTCCAGGCCATCAGCTTGCCGAGCGCCGGTTCAATCCCTGCAG GTGGATCCATCGCCGTCCTTTCTGGCTGGGGTGCAACGGAAACGGCCAACACACCTGACATTCTCCAAACTGTCGACGTCACTGTAATCGACTATGAAACTTGCAGCCAAAATATCGACGACCTGGACCTCGGTTCCAACCCGCTTACGGAGACTATGGTCTGCACGGGACCCATTTATGATGGCATCTCCGTCTGCGGT AAGTATTCAGACATTTTTAACCACTCTCTGATGTTTGATCGAGTTCAGGGTGATTCCGGCGGCTCCTTGGCGCAGAATGGAGAACTGATCGGTGTGGTGTCCTGGGAGTGCACCCATGTGATTACCCAGGCGCTCCGTCCATCTACACCAGAGTATCCGCTCACCTGGACTTCATCAACCAAAACGGGCGAAGAGTCATTTCACTTGTATAAATGA